In Prunus dulcis chromosome 1, ALMONDv2, whole genome shotgun sequence, the following are encoded in one genomic region:
- the LOC117631440 gene encoding kinesin-like protein KIN-14R, with protein MEETQSTNSHHEFPETPIPCSVLGPEKHPKQLDYGDDNDDDDSTLSALCVPGSRLVRTGFVHSTCSDNLVLFVNAGGEALNENRNIGIQVEPDRFFQGGDVLRTDETIDGSDVPSIYQSARFGNFSYRFENLSPGDYFVDLHFAEIVYTNGPKGMRVFDVLMQEEKVLSGIDIYSIVGANKALQLVDVRVSVWEDESILIRFVGVNGSPIVGGICIKRAATLPASKVEHGRLVCNNCTAEIEISSAQEKYIRLEYTAKYEKKIEELGTQCQVKTVESHEAWMSLTSANKQLQNVTMQLDNKMYESHCLDQAREETAAKLRDISGKYEHDKRLWTAVADNLERKVKSIKKEYSHLYSEVHEFTDAIPELNNMVSAVQAMVAQSDDLKLKFSEEQAKRKILYNQIQEAKGNIRVFCRCRPLRKEDLLAGQATVVQFDAAKDGELGILTSGSTKKIFRFDRIYTPKDDQVDVFADASPMIISVLDGYNVCILAYGQTGTGKTFTMEGSDTNRGVNYRTLEQLFKIADERKETFIYNISVSVLEVYNEQIRDLLATSPTSKRLEMRQAPEGVHHIPGIVEAKVEGIKEAWNVLQAGSSARAVGSNNVNEHSSRSHCILCIMVKAKNLISGECTMSKLWLVDLAGSERLAKTEVQGERLKEAQNINRSLSALGDVISALATKRSHIPYRNSKLTHLLQDSLGGDAKTLMFVQISPSEQDLSETLSSLNFATRVRGVELGPARKQIDMGEVQKLRQMLDKLKQELRFKDDALQKLEENFQNLEDKAKEECQLSRSQQERINELEDHIAVKIDLCRRLENQLLKLSEEANGKSETCLNLQKKVKELEDKLNEQEPVDSMILQNKVKELENKLKERTQVYEHHSVIVQGKVQELEKKLIMEENNKGTQLLQQKVKELEEKLRRNEQGHVISTFSAEKSGATPKERKTWFRCDTISDIDPLRLRSLSYSNQMTNQESVLLKGTNSLRALRRRRELQSKGNENLMFPATLVDRKMLSAESRTEMSGDQKALARITRSIKPSTSAQKAGPNNKNYKDQVPAVKQSRIWLR; from the exons ATGGAAGAGACACAGTCCACCAACTCCCACCACGAATTCCCAGAAACCCCAATCCCTTGCAGTGTTCTTGGCCCCGAAAAACACCCCAAGCAGCTCGACTATGGCGATGACAATGACGACGACGATTCGACCCTCTCGGCTCTCTGTGTTCCCGGTTCAAGACTGGTCCGGACCGGGTTTGTGCACTCCACATGCTCAG ATAACCTTGTGTTGTTTGTGAATGCTGGAGGGGAGGCTCTTAACGAAAATAGAAATATCGGTATTCAAGTTGAGCCTGACAGATTTTTCCAAGGAGGGGATGTTCTAAGAACCGATGAAACCATTGACGGAAGTGATGTACCATCCATTTATCAATCTGCACGTTTTGGAAATTTCTCTTACCGGTTTGAGAACCTATCTCCTGGAGATTATTTTGTAGATCTTCATTTTGCAGAAATTGTATACACAAATGGTCCGAAAGGAATGAGAGTTTTTGATGTCCTAATGCAGGAAGAGAAG GTTCTATCAGGAATTGATATCTATTCTATTGTTGGAGCTAATAAGGCACTACAGTTGGTAGATGTCAGAGTTTCTGTATGGGAGGATGAGTCAATTTTGATAAGGTTCGTAGGCGTTAATGGAAGTCCAATTGTTGGGGGAATTTGTATAAAGCGGGCGGCTACGTTACCTG CATCAAAGGTGGAACATGGACGTCTTGTATGTAACAACTGTACTGCTGAAATAGAAATTTCATCTGCTCAG gaaaaatatataaggTTGGAATATACAGCTAAGTATGAAAAGAAGATAGAGGAGCTGGGGACCCAGTGCCAGGTCAAGACAGTTGAATCCCATGAAGCTTGGATGTCACTGACATCTGCAAACAAACAGTTGCAGAATGTAACCATGCAACTTGATAACAAAATGTATGAAAGTCATTGTTTAG ATCAAGCTAGAGAAGAAACTGCAGCGAAATTGAGAGATATTTCTGGTAAATATGAGCATGATAAGAGGCTGTGGACTGCAGTTGCTGAcaatttagaaagaaaagttAAG TCGATCAAGAAAGAGTATTCTCACCTCTATTCTGAAGTGCACGAATTCACTGATGCAATTCCAGAATTGAACAATATGGTATCTGCAGTTCAAGCAATGG TTGCACAGTCTGATGATCTTAAGCTTAAGTTCAGTGAGGAGCAGGCAAAGAGGAAGATACTTTATAACCAAATTCAGGAGGCAAAAG GGAACATTAGAGTGTTTTGTCGGTGTCGCCCATTGAGGAAAGAGGATCTATTAGCTGGGCAGGCAACAGTTGTGCAATTTGATGCGGCTAAAGATGGAGAGCTTGGGATACTTACAAGTGGCTCCACTAAGAAGATATTCAGATTTGACCGAATTTACACACCAAAGGATGATCAAG TCGATGTATTTGCAGATGCTTCACCAATGATAATCTCAGTGTTAGACGGCTACAATGTTTGTATACTTGCTTATGGGCAAACGGGGACAGGAAAGACTTTCACAATGGAAGGTTCTGATACTAACCGAGGGGTCAATTATAGGACCTTGGAACAGTTGTTTAAAATTGCTGACGAAAGGAAAGAAACTTTCATATACAACATATCTGTTAGTGTGCTTGAAGTCTACAATGAGCAAATCAGGGATTTGCTAGCAACCTCTCCAACATCCAAAAG GTTGGAGATGAGGCAAGCTCCTGAAGGTGTTCATCACATACCTGGAATTGTCGAAGCCAAAGTTGAGGGCATTAAAGAGGCTTGGAATGTTCTGCAAGCTGGAAGCAGTGCAAGAGCAGTAGGCTCAAACAATGTGAATGAACATAGCAGCCGATCTCATTG CATCCTTTGCATCATGGTAAAAGCAAAGAATTTGATCAGTGGTGAATGCACCATGAGCAAGCTTTGGCTTGTGGACTTGGCTGGCAGTGAGAGGCTAGCAAAAACTGAAGTTCAAGGGGAACGCCTTAAGGAAGCTCAAAACATCAATAGATCTCTTTCAGCTCTTGGGGATGTTATTTCTGCTTTAGCAACAAAAAGAAGCCACATTCCGTAcag GAATTCCAAGCTCACGCATCTACTTCAAGACTCCTTGG GGGGTGATGCTAAAACTCTTATGTTTGTCCAAATTAGCCCTTCTGAGCAGGATCTAAGTGAGACTCTTAGTTCTCTAAACTTTGCAACACGGGTTCGAGGGGTGGAGTTGGGTCCTGCAAGGAAGCAAATAGATATGGGCGAGGTTCAAAAGCTAAGACAAATG cTTGACAAGCTAAAGCAAGAGTTGAGATTCAAAGATGATGCTTTACAAAAATTAGAAGAGAACTTTCAGAATCTAGAAGATAAAGCAAAAGAGGAGTGTCAACTGTCTAGAAGTCAACAAGAAAGGATTAATGAACTTGAAGACCACATTGCTGTGAAGATAGATCTATGCAGACGACTGGAAAACCAATTGTTGAAACTTTCAGAGGAAGCAAATGGAAAGAGTGAAACCTGCTTGAATCTTCAGAAAAAG GTCAAAGAGCTTGAGGACAAGCTGAATGAGCAGGAACCTGTAGATTCCATGATTCTTCAAAACAAG GTTAAGGAACTTGAGAACAAGTTAAAAGAAAGAACACAAGTGTATGAGCATCATTCGGTTATAGTTCAGGGGAAG GTTCAAGAACTTGAGAAAAAGCTGATAATGGAGGAAAACAACAAAGGAACTCAGTTGCTTCAACAAAAG GTAAAAGAGCTCGAAGAGAAGTTGAGACGGAACGAACAAGGACACGTAATATCAACATTTTCTGCTGAGAAGTCCGGAGCCACCCCCAAGGAAAGAAAAACCTGGTTCAGATGTGACACTATCAGCGACATAGATCCACTGAGGCTAAGGAGCTTGAGCTACAGCAACCAAATGACAAACCAGGAGTCTGTCCTACTCAAGGGAACCAACTCCCTTCGTGCATTAAGGAGAAGAAGGGAGTTGCAAAGCAAAGGGAACGAGAATCTCATGTTTCCAGCTACTTTGGTTGATAGGAAGATGTTGTCAGCTGAATCAAGGACAGAAATGTCGGGTGACCAAAAAGCGTTGGCCAGGATCACAAGAAGCATAAAACCATCAACTTCTGCTCAGAAAGCAGGCCCTAACAACAAAAACTATAAGGATCAGGTTCCAGCTGTGAAACAGTCGAGGATCTGGTTAAGATAG
- the LOC117613986 gene encoding uncharacterized protein LOC117613986 isoform X2, which translates to MGWEAFLQVLAELFLGVLSWPSFNLVYTLYASIQAIESDSHSRNQQCLSYWVMFALYKISEEALGKLFYWLPVWPYTKGAITVLLVLPYFGGASYLYKHFIRPYISENSVIWKWNILSIQRINGFNSGEDNYPDVVDKNVIRTEPQKSEGAVIFKGTPASSSETEGREYTSPSSPKKIQREWTCALCLISTTSGKCLKKHLRGKKHETQVEALRTYKQGPIRGYKSSLKMKRTDGMIFNINQMGRANGNIFNLNQIARANLEKWSSILSPVARPIRMCIWKKPELGWTKLNTDGSVDRENAGYGGLLRDYKGDPICAFVSKALGDDIFLVELWAIWRGLVLALSLGIKVIWVESDSESVVQTINRDRPYGQKASSCLKHIWELLNKFDKHQVSHSWRETNRAADHLSKMVLLGSDVVFWPVDFPDSLRNIIKEDAEGRIYFRC; encoded by the exons ATGGGTTGGGAAGCTTTTCTTCAGGTCTTAGCAGAACTCTTCTTGGGTGTTCTTTCCTG GCCTTCATTTAATTTGGTTTATACCCT GTATGCTTCCATTCAGGCTATAGAGAGTGACTCTCACTCCAGAAATCAGCAATGTCTTTCTTACTGGGTTATGTTTGCTTTGTACAAAATCTCAGAGGAAGCGCTTGGAAAACTTTTTTACTG GCTTCCGGTGTGGCCCTACACAAAGGGTGCCATTACCGTCTTGCTGGTGTTACCTTACTTTGGTGGTGCTTCTTATCTGTACAAGCATTTTATTAGGCCCTATATTTCTGAGAATTCAGTTATATGGAAATGGAACATCCTGTCCATACAAAGGATAAATGGTTTCAATTCAGGGGAGGATAACTATCCTGATGTAGTTGATAAAAACGTTATCAGGACCGAACCACAAAAGTCAGAGGGAGCTGTCATATTTAAG GGAACACCTGCGTCAAGTTCTGAAACAGAAGGAAGGGAGTATACTTCGCCTAGTAgtccaaagaaaattcagaGGGAGTGGACCTGTGCTCTTTGTCTAATTAGCACTACAAGTGGAAAATGTCTAAAGAAACACCTCCGAGGGAAAAAACATGAGACCCAAGTAGAAGCACTAAGAACTTACAAACAAGGCCCCATTAGAGGATACAAATCATCCctaaagatgaagagaacAGATGGAAtgatttttaatataaacCAAATGGGAAGAGCAAatggaaatatttttaatctAAAC CAAATTGCAAGAGCCAACCTGGAAAAATGGAGCAGCATTCTAAGCCCAGTTGCCAGACCAATTAGAATGTGTATATGGAAAAAGCCGGAGCTTGGAtggacaaaattaaatacagaTGGATCTGTAGACCGAGAAAATGCTGGTTATGGTGGTCTACTTCGTGATTATAAGGGTGACCCAATATGTGCTTTTGTCTCTAAAGCTCTAGGAGATgacatttttttggttgaactATGGGCTATATGGAGAGGCCTTGTTCTTGCCTTGAGTCTTGGGATTAAAGTAATATGGGTCGAGTCTGATTCAGAGAGCGTTGTGCAGACCATTAATAGAGACCGGCCTTACGGTCAAAAGGCTAGTAGCTGTTTGAAGCATATCTGGGAACTTCTAAATAAATTCGACAAGCACCAGGTATCTCATTCATGGCGTGAAACTAACAGGGCTGCTGATCATCTTTCAAAAATGGTTCTTTTGGGAAGTGATGTTGTTTTCTGGCCAGTTGATTTTCCTGATAGCCTTCGTAACATTATCAAGGAGGATGCCGAAGGCAGGATATATTTTAGATGTTGA
- the LOC117613986 gene encoding uncharacterized protein LOC117613986 isoform X1, translating into MGWEAFLQVLAELFLGVLSWPSFNLVYTLYASIQAIESDSHSRNQQCLSYWVMFALYKISEEALGKLFYWLPVWPYTKGAITVLLVLPYFGGASYLYKHFIRPYISENSVIWKWNILSIQRINGFNSGEDNYPDVVDKNVIRTEPQKSEGAVIFKGTPASSSETEGREYTSPSSPKKIQREWTCALCLISTTSGKCLKKHLRGKKHETQVEALRTYKQGPIRGYKSSLKMKRTDGMIFNINQMGRANGNIFNLNQMARANGKIFNLNQIARANLEKWSSILSPVARPIRMCIWKKPELGWTKLNTDGSVDRENAGYGGLLRDYKGDPICAFVSKALGDDIFLVELWAIWRGLVLALSLGIKVIWVESDSESVVQTINRDRPYGQKASSCLKHIWELLNKFDKHQVSHSWRETNRAADHLSKMVLLGSDVVFWPVDFPDSLRNIIKEDAEGRIYFRC; encoded by the exons ATGGGTTGGGAAGCTTTTCTTCAGGTCTTAGCAGAACTCTTCTTGGGTGTTCTTTCCTG GCCTTCATTTAATTTGGTTTATACCCT GTATGCTTCCATTCAGGCTATAGAGAGTGACTCTCACTCCAGAAATCAGCAATGTCTTTCTTACTGGGTTATGTTTGCTTTGTACAAAATCTCAGAGGAAGCGCTTGGAAAACTTTTTTACTG GCTTCCGGTGTGGCCCTACACAAAGGGTGCCATTACCGTCTTGCTGGTGTTACCTTACTTTGGTGGTGCTTCTTATCTGTACAAGCATTTTATTAGGCCCTATATTTCTGAGAATTCAGTTATATGGAAATGGAACATCCTGTCCATACAAAGGATAAATGGTTTCAATTCAGGGGAGGATAACTATCCTGATGTAGTTGATAAAAACGTTATCAGGACCGAACCACAAAAGTCAGAGGGAGCTGTCATATTTAAG GGAACACCTGCGTCAAGTTCTGAAACAGAAGGAAGGGAGTATACTTCGCCTAGTAgtccaaagaaaattcagaGGGAGTGGACCTGTGCTCTTTGTCTAATTAGCACTACAAGTGGAAAATGTCTAAAGAAACACCTCCGAGGGAAAAAACATGAGACCCAAGTAGAAGCACTAAGAACTTACAAACAAGGCCCCATTAGAGGATACAAATCATCCctaaagatgaagagaacAGATGGAAtgatttttaatataaacCAAATGGGAAGAGCAAatggaaatatttttaatctAAACCAAATGGCAAGAGCAAATGGGAAGATTTTTAATCTAAACCAAATTGCAAGAGCCAACCTGGAAAAATGGAGCAGCATTCTAAGCCCAGTTGCCAGACCAATTAGAATGTGTATATGGAAAAAGCCGGAGCTTGGAtggacaaaattaaatacagaTGGATCTGTAGACCGAGAAAATGCTGGTTATGGTGGTCTACTTCGTGATTATAAGGGTGACCCAATATGTGCTTTTGTCTCTAAAGCTCTAGGAGATgacatttttttggttgaactATGGGCTATATGGAGAGGCCTTGTTCTTGCCTTGAGTCTTGGGATTAAAGTAATATGGGTCGAGTCTGATTCAGAGAGCGTTGTGCAGACCATTAATAGAGACCGGCCTTACGGTCAAAAGGCTAGTAGCTGTTTGAAGCATATCTGGGAACTTCTAAATAAATTCGACAAGCACCAGGTATCTCATTCATGGCGTGAAACTAACAGGGCTGCTGATCATCTTTCAAAAATGGTTCTTTTGGGAAGTGATGTTGTTTTCTGGCCAGTTGATTTTCCTGATAGCCTTCGTAACATTATCAAGGAGGATGCCGAAGGCAGGATATATTTTAGATGTTGA